The DNA window GCGGCGGGAACTCGCGGCGCTGGATCGTCCGCGCGGTCGAGGACAGCCTCCGCCGCCTCGGCACCGACTGGATCGACCTCTACCAGGTGCACCGGCCCGACCACACCACGGACGTCGAGGAGACCCTCGGGGCGCTCACCGACCTGGTGCGGGCCGGCAAGATCCGGGCGTTCGGCTGCTCGACCTTCCCGGCCGAGGAGATCGTCGAGGCGCAGCACGTGGCGGAGCGGCGGGCGCTCGGCCGGTTCCGCACCGAGCAGCCGCCGTACTCGATCCTGGCCCGCGGGATCGAGACCGCGGTCCTGCCGGTCTGCCGGCGGTACGGGATGGGCGTGCTGGTGTGGAGCCCGCTGGCCTCCGGTTTCCTCACCGGGCGGTATCGGCAGGGTGCGGCCGTCGACCTCACCGCCGGCCGGCCGGCGCGCACCCCGGCCCGGTTCGACCCGGCGCTGCCCGGCAACGCCGCCAAGTACGCCGCCGTCGAGGAACTGGTCGCGCTCGCCGAGGACGTCGGCTGCTCGCTGCCCGAGCTGGCCGTCGCGTTCACCGCGGCGCACCCGGCCGTCACGTCGACGATCATCGGGCCGCGCACGCTGGAGCAGCTGGAGGGGCTGCTCAAGGGTGCGGCGCTCACGCTGGACGACGCGGTGCTGGACCGGATCGATGAGATCGTCCCGCCCGGCACGAACCTCTACCAGCCGGACGGCGTCTGGTCCCCGCCCGCGCTGACCGACCCGGCACTGCGCCGCCGTCCCCTGGCGGAGCGCGCCGCCGCCTGACCCGACCGGGACAGGCGCCGTCCCGCGGCCGGGCGTGCCGCCGCCGGACCGGAGCGGGACCGCCGGAGCGCCGGGGCGCGCCGGCGGTGGCCGGTGGGCCGAGACGGCGTTGCCGCCGTCGCCGTCCTCGGGCAGGATGCGCGGAATGGCCCGCCCGTCCGTCCGCCACGCCACCGCCGTCGCGGCCGTGCTCGCCCTGCTCGCCGCCGGCTGCGCCGAACCGGCAGGCCCGCCGGCCGCCGCGCCGACGCCCACCGGCGGGGTCGCCGCGACGCCGGCCCGGCCGGCCGTGCCGTCGCCCGTCCCGGCCGCCCGCGCCGGGCTCGGCGGCCGGCCGAGCCCGAGCGCCCGGCCGTGCGGGGTCTTCCCGGCGGACAACGTCTGGCACGCCGACGTCTCCCGGCTGCCGGTGCACCCGCGCTCGGCCGCGATGGTCGGCACGATCGGCGGCGGCGCCACGGTGCACGCCGACTTCGGCTCCGGCCGCTGGGAGGGCGCGCCGATCGGCATCCCGGTCACCGTCGTCCCCGCCGGCCAGCGGCGGGTCCCGGTCAGCTTCGAGTACGCCGACGAGAGCGACCCGGGGCCGTACCCGGTCCCGCCGGACGCGGCGGTCGAGGGTGGACCGAACGGCACCGGCGACCGGCACGTGATCGTCTGGGACCGGGCGGCCTGCCGGGCGTACGAGCTGTTCGACGCGCACCGGTCCGGCGCCGGCTGGCGGGCCGGCTCGGGCGCCGTCTTCGATCTGCGGTCGAACAGGCTGCGCCGGGCCGGCTGGACCTCCGCCGACGCGGCCGGACTGTCCATCCTGGCCGGGTTGGTCCGCTACGACGAGGTGGCCGCCGGCCGGATCGACCACGCGCTGCGGGTGACCGTGCCGCGCACCCGGACCGGCTGGACCTGGCCGGCCACCCACTCCGCCTCGTCGGCGACCGACCCGGCGCTGCCGCAGCTCGGCCAGCGACTGCGCCTCAAGCGCTCGGTGGACCTGTCCGGGCTGCCCCGGCAGGCCCGGATCGTCGCCGAGGCGATGCGGCGTCACGGGCTGATCGTCGCCGACCACGGCTCGGCCTGGTTCGTCTCGGGCGCCCCCGACCCGCGCTGGGACAACGACGCCCTGCACGCCCTCGGCGGTCTGCGCGGCAGCGACTTCGAGGTGGTGGACGCCGCGGGGCTGATGGTGAGCGGCGGGTCGGGCGCCACCCGCTGATATCCCTCGCCGGACCCGGGCCGGTCGGGTCACACTGTCCGGGTGGATCATCGTGACCTGGTACGGGTCAGCAAGCGGATGTCGCTGGCTCTGCGCCACCGCCCCGACCGGTTCCACCTGGCGCTCGACGGGGCCGGCTGGGTGCCGGTCGCCGACCTGCTCGCCGCGCTGCGGATCACCCGGGCCGACCTGGACGCCGTGGTGGCCGGCAACGACAAGCAGCGCTTCGCCGTCGAACGCGGCCCCGACGGGGTCGACCGGATCCGGGCCAGTCAGGGCCACTCCGTCCCGGTCGACCTGGGCCTGGCCCCGACGACCCCGCCGGACCGGCTGTTCCACGGCACCAGCGAGGCCGTCCTGCCCGCGATCCGCGCCGAGGGGCTGCGCCGGGGGCGCCGCCACCACGTGCACCTGTCTCCCGACGAGGAGACCGCCCGCCGAGTCGGCGCCCGCCGCGGCGACGCCGTGGTGATCCTCACGATCGACGCGGCCGCCATGTCCGCCAACGGCTACCCCTTCTACCGCAGCGCCAACGGCGTCTGGCTCACCGACACCGTCCCACCCGCCTACCTCACGGCCCCGGCCGGTTGATCATGACGATGACCGCCGACCGCGGCGTGTCGGGGCGAGAACGTCATGGTCGACGCGGTGACGGTGGGGTGGGTCAGTGCGCCGTGACCGGGTGGTGGACGACGGCGTCGAAGAGGTAGGCGAGGGTGTTCGGGGCGGCCCGGTCGGGCTGGGTCGCGCCCGTGGTGTCGGTGGCGCGAGCGCGGAGGGTGAACCGGCCCGGCGCCGGGGGGCGCCAGCGCACCGTCCAGCGCTGCCAGGCCCCGCCCCGGTCGGCCGCCACCAGGTCGGCCGGGCGCCAGCCGTCGCCGGTGTCCACCTCGACCCGCTCGATCGGGCCGTTGCCGGACCAGGACCGGCCGTGCAGCAGCACCTCGGCGCCGGCCGGCACGCGGGCGTCCCAGGCCAGCTCGAACGCGCTCTTCACCAGCTGCGCGCCCAGCACCGTGCCCCCGGCCGGGTGCCCCGGGCCGAACATCCGGTAGAACCGGGTGTTCCACGGGGAGAAGAGGGGTGTGGTGGAGACCTCGACCGGGCCCACCCACTTGATCGAGGCGATGCCGATCCAGCCGGGCACCACGAGGCGGACCGGGAAACCGTGGTCGGGCGGGAGCGGCTCGCCGTTCATCTCGTACGCCAGCAGCACGTCGTCGAGGGCCTTGGCGATCGGCAGCGGGCGGCGTACGCGGCCCAGGTTGATCCCGCCGGTCACGTAGTCCGGGTCCAGCCCCTCGGGCATCACGTCGACCGCGTCGTCCCGCAGCCCGGCCAGGCGCAGCACGGTGCCCAGCCGGACGCCGCGCCAGCGGGCCACGCCCACCCCGCCCAGCCCCCAGGCCACCCCCGGGGCCGGCTCGCCCTGCTGCTCGGCGAAGTAGCGCCGCCCGTTACCGGCGCACTCGAGGAGCGCGTCGCTCTCCTCGGCGGGCAGCCGGCGCAGCTCGTCGAGGCTGAACTCGACCGGGGTGTCCCGGGTGGGCGCGCCCCGCAGCCCGGTGCCGAACAGGCGCAGCCGCCAGGAGTCGGCGTCCAGCCGGGGCGTCTCGGTGTGGTTGCGGACGAAGAACCGGTCGTTCGGCACCACGTACCCCTGCCCGGCGAGCGCCGTCCAGCGCATCTCGGCGTTGGTGTCCAGCGGGCGCAGCAGCTCCGGCGGCAGCGGCTTGGCGATCGGCGTACCGGGATCGACGCCGACCGGCGCGGACGCCATGGCGACCGGCTCGCGCTCGGCCGCGGCGGCGGTCAGGGCGGCCATGGCCGCCCCCAGCTCCAGCAGCCGGTCGCGGTCCACGCCCGCGCCGCGGGCCTCCCCGGCGAGCCACTGCCGGCTCCGGCGGGTGTCGTGGTCGGCTTCGGCGTGGGACACGGGTAACCTCCGGAGGCTCGGCGACGCTGCCATTCCTATTCAATCAGTGGGACTTTTCGTCGATATCTCGCAGGTCGGGGTCAGGCGGTGGGCACGCCGAGGTGGTCGAGCAGCCGCCGCAGCAGCGGCCCGACGCTGAGCGGGGCAACCGCCTCCGCCGGCGTGCTGGCCGGGGTCAGTCGCCGTGGTGGCCGGCGAGGAAATCGGCCAGCACCCGGGTGTGCGTGGAGAACGCCAGCTCGACC is part of the Micromonospora halotolerans genome and encodes:
- a CDS encoding sulfite oxidase; translated protein: MSHAEADHDTRRSRQWLAGEARGAGVDRDRLLELGAAMAALTAAAAEREPVAMASAPVGVDPGTPIAKPLPPELLRPLDTNAEMRWTALAGQGYVVPNDRFFVRNHTETPRLDADSWRLRLFGTGLRGAPTRDTPVEFSLDELRRLPAEESDALLECAGNGRRYFAEQQGEPAPGVAWGLGGVGVARWRGVRLGTVLRLAGLRDDAVDVMPEGLDPDYVTGGINLGRVRRPLPIAKALDDVLLAYEMNGEPLPPDHGFPVRLVVPGWIGIASIKWVGPVEVSTTPLFSPWNTRFYRMFGPGHPAGGTVLGAQLVKSAFELAWDARVPAGAEVLLHGRSWSGNGPIERVEVDTGDGWRPADLVAADRGGAWQRWTVRWRPPAPGRFTLRARATDTTGATQPDRAAPNTLAYLFDAVVHHPVTAH
- a CDS encoding aldo/keto reductase, whose protein sequence is MRHRVLGGTGIQVSVHCLGTMMFGAVGNPDHDDCARIIHTALDRGINFVDTADMYSAGESEVIVGKALRGRRDDVVLATKVHFPMGEGPNRGGNSRRWIVRAVEDSLRRLGTDWIDLYQVHRPDHTTDVEETLGALTDLVRAGKIRAFGCSTFPAEEIVEAQHVAERRALGRFRTEQPPYSILARGIETAVLPVCRRYGMGVLVWSPLASGFLTGRYRQGAAVDLTAGRPARTPARFDPALPGNAAKYAAVEELVALAEDVGCSLPELAVAFTAAHPAVTSTIIGPRTLEQLEGLLKGAALTLDDAVLDRIDEIVPPGTNLYQPDGVWSPPALTDPALRRRPLAERAAA
- a CDS encoding RNA 2'-phosphotransferase — encoded protein: MDHRDLVRVSKRMSLALRHRPDRFHLALDGAGWVPVADLLAALRITRADLDAVVAGNDKQRFAVERGPDGVDRIRASQGHSVPVDLGLAPTTPPDRLFHGTSEAVLPAIRAEGLRRGRRHHVHLSPDEETARRVGARRGDAVVILTIDAAAMSANGYPFYRSANGVWLTDTVPPAYLTAPAG